The Acropora muricata isolate sample 2 chromosome 5, ASM3666990v1, whole genome shotgun sequence genome includes a window with the following:
- the LOC136917273 gene encoding integrase/recombinase xerD homolog, with protein sequence MFLTHHQLDIFKEGIWKETADFTDPSLQGLASRLQKSVLSARAESTTSTYQRAFKRWKDFAVSNLKGNHPPANPIHVAVYLQHVLESTKSCSSVDSAFYAIKWAHEIAGMASPTDNQVVSRVREAAKRILGAGRPNRKEPLSTDVLKNIVEGADRSNILHLRNVCLYVLAYAGFSSSEEVLNIRMNHIHFHEGCMIIKVEKSKTDQHRQGDQVVIAQSGGSVCPVSLLKIYLRKLDIDPHSNEFIFRPLVKTKSSYKLNKPISYTTFRDLSAKSLKNVVPDSSVYGTHSFRSGAASMAANSGINDR encoded by the exons ATGTTCCTAACACATCACCAGTTGG atatttttaaGGAAGGTATTTGGAAGGAAACCGCAGATTTCACGGATCCATCTCTGCAGGGCTTGGCCTCTAGGCTTCAGAAGTCTGTCTTATCAGCGAGGGCGGAATCTACTACAAGCACTTATCAGCGAGCGTTTAAGAGATGGAAAGACTTTGCTGTCAGCAATTTAAAGGGCAATCATCCCCCTGCAAATCCTATTCACGTAGCAGTTTATTTACAGCATGTGTTAGAATCTACCAAATCCTGTAGTTCTGTTGATAGCGCTTTTTATGCCATTAAGTGGGCCCACGAGATAGCGGGTATGGCCTCTCCTACCGATAATCAAGTAGTTTCTAGAGTTCGTGAAGCCGCCAAGAGAATTTTAGGCGCTGGGAGACCCAATAGGAAGGAACCCCTTTCCACTGATGTCTTAAAGAACATTGTGGAAGGTGCGGACCGGTCAAACATTCTGCACCTTAGAAATGTATGTCTATATGTGTTAGCTTATGCGGGGTTTTCTAGTTCCGAGGAGGTTCTTAATATCAGAATGAATCACATTCATTTCCACGAAGGGTGCATGATTATCAAAGTAGAAAAAAGTAAGACCGACCAACATCGACAAGGCGATCAGGTTGTTATTGCTCAATCAGGGGGTAGCGTCTGTCCGGTTTCCTTATTGAAAATTTACCTTAGGAAATTAGATATCGACCCCCACTCCAATGAATTTATTTTCCGACCGTTGGTTAAAACTAAGTCCTCCTACAAGTTGAATAAGCCTATTTCCTATACAACGTTTAGGGATCTGTCAGCCAAAAGCCTAAAGAACGTAGTTCCTGATTCATCTGTTTATGGGACTCATTCCTTTCGGTCAGGTGCAGCCTCTATGGCTGCCAACAGTGGGATTAATGATAGATAG